The genomic DNA ATAAGTCTAAAGGATTACAATTTCCAGTAGTAATTATTCCTTTTACTGATTGGAATATTTTTTTTAATAATGAAAAAATAAAGTGGATTAATATAGATCCCAATCTATATAATGGATTAAATTATTTTTACTTAGAAATAAAATCCTATTATAAACATTTTAATAATAAAAAAATAAATAAAATTTATAAACAAACATTATCTAATGCATTATTTGATAATATTAATTTATTATATGTAGCTACTACACGATCTATTAAACAACTTATTATTTTTTCTAAACTTGGAAATAAAAAATATTCTATATCGTATTATCTAAAAAATTTTTTGTGTAATCACGGTATATGGAATTATAAAAAGAATCAATATTTTTTTGGTAAAAAAAATAATAATACTATTTAACATGTTTATCTGCACGATATGACGATCTAACTAATGGACCACTTTCTACATATAAAAACCCCATTTTTAATCCAATTTTTTTTAAAATTTTAAAATAATATGGATGTATAAAATTATGTATTGGATAATGTTTTAAAGATGGTTTTAAATATTGTCCTATTGTTAATATATCTACATTAGATTTTTTTATATCCATCATTGTTTTTATTATTTCTTTTTTTGTTTCACCTAATCCTAACATTATACCAGTTTTAGTTCTAATTTTATTATTTTTATCTTTTATATATTTCAAAACTTGAAGGCTTCTTTCATATTTTGCTTGCACACGAACTTTTTTTGTTAATCTTTGTACTGTTTCTAAATTATGAGAAATCACTTCAGGTTTCACGTTAACAATTTTTTTAATTATATTTTTATCACCTTTAAAGTCTGGAATTAAAGCTTCTATTGTTATTGGATTATTTAAATTTCTTATTTCTTTTATAGTTTTAATCCATATATAAGACCCCATATCTTTTAAATCATCTCTATTTACAGAAGTTAATACAACATGTTTTATTTTTAATATTTTTATAGATTTTGCTACCTTTTTTGGTTCTTCCCAATCTAATTTTCCTGGTTTACCTGTATTTATTCCACAAAATTTACAAGATCTTGTACATACATTTCCTAATATCATAAAAGTAGCTACTCCTTTCCCCCAACATTCTCCTATATTAGGGCAACCTGCACTTTTACAAACTGTATTTAATCCATAAATATTTGTTAAATATTGTATTTTTTTATAATTTTTTCCTA from Blattabacterium cuenoti includes the following:
- the lipA gene encoding lipoyl synthase, which translates into the protein MIKKKPEWIKVKLPVGKNYKKIQYLTNIYGLNTVCKSAGCPNIGECWGKGVATFMILGNVCTRSCKFCGINTGKPGKLDWEEPKKVAKSIKILKIKHVVLTSVNRDDLKDMGSYIWIKTIKEIRNLNNPITIEALIPDFKGDKNIIKKIVNVKPEVISHNLETVQRLTKKVRVQAKYERSLQVLKYIKDKNNKIRTKTGIMLGLGETKKEIIKTMMDIKKSNVDILTIGQYLKPSLKHYPIHNFIHPYYFKILKKIGLKMGFLYVESGPLVRSSYRADKHVK